One window from the genome of Helicoverpa armigera isolate CAAS_96S chromosome 4, ASM3070526v1, whole genome shotgun sequence encodes:
- the LOC110384120 gene encoding SH3 domain-binding glutamic acid-rich protein homolog translates to MVVKVYISGISGNKEVKKRQQRVLMILDSKNIKYDVIDITEPGKESDKEFMQNNSKSNGGTVSDPNPRSPLPPQIFNDDEYCGDYDQFDLANEVDTLEIFLKMEAPPEEPPQTESEQEKTVNGDAEAETKESEASIEDKADTTEAGDAKEKTPEKEGSPAKEASPSREQGEKASKEGTPAKDEEEGDEGESKEKSPERQKSVDKEATEEEKAPSPEKEVEVEAKKASKESSPAKEEVNENGTVSSREHSQEKDAPSTETETAEVKKDNPSEALIQSEQVAAAE, encoded by the exons ATGGTTGTCAAAGTGTATATCAGTGGTATTTCTGGAAACAAAGAG GTGAAAAAACGACAGCAACGTGTCTTGATGATTCTAGAttcgaaaaacataaaatatgatgtCATTGACATAACGGAACCAGGAAAGGAATCTGATAAAGAGTTCATGCAAAACAACTCGAAATCGAACGGCGGCACAGTGAGCGACCCCAACCCGCGGTCACCGCTGCCGCCCCAGATCTTCAACGATGACGAATACTGCGGG GACTATGATCAATTTGACCTTGCCAATGAAGTGGACACCTTGGAAATATTCTTGAAGATGGAAGCCCCGCCTGAAGAGCCCCCACAAACTGAAAGCGAGCAG GAAAAAACTGTCAATGGTGATGCTGAGGCTGAAACAAAGGAATCTGAAGCAAGCATAGAAGATAAAGCTGATACAACTGAGGCTGGTGATGCTAAGGAAAAAACACCCGAAAAGGAAGGTAGTCCAGCGAAAGAGGCTTCACCATCAAGAGAACAAGGTGAGAAAGCATCTAAGGAGGGCACTCCAGCCAAGGACGAGGAGGAGGGTGATGAAGGTGAATCAAAAGAAAAGTCTCCAGAGAGACAAAAGTCTGTAGACAAAGAAGCCACAGAAGAGGAAAAAGCTCCATCTCCTGAAAAGGAGGTAGAAGTTGAAGCCAAGAAAGCTTCAAAAGAAAGCTCCCCGGCAAAGGAAGAAGTTAACGAAAATGGTACTGTTAGTTCTCGTGAGCACTCTCAAGAAAAAGATGCTCCCTCTACTGAAACTGAGACTGCAGAAGTAAAGAAAGATAACCCTTCAGAGGCTCTGATCCAGAGCGAGCAAGTTGCTGCGGCTGAATAA
- the LOC110384096 gene encoding ceramide phosphoethanolamine synthase isoform X2 has product MESDIINWSNKEVLELLHKEKISSIITDICKSQDIDGQCLLSFVDRDFYDFPFDQLKLGERKRFILFVKKLQKHNRTAMFELGLCDDALSNPSTNINFLGTNLSHLSYNLHNKIPNDIYVRNSECVSSFTPDVKASRLRPEIWKTAIALGYVFLVTWVTAVVMVIVHDKVPDMKKYPPLPDLFLDNVPHIPWAFDMCEITGSFLMAIWLVVLFFHKHRFIILRRFFALAGTVFLLRCFTMLITSLSVPGSHLKCEPRSYPPADDLTVWGRRLRQAYDIWSGAGMSVRGVRTCGDYMFSGHTVALTLLNFFITEYTSRNLYLLHILTWVMNMFGIFFILAAHEHYSIDVFIAFYITSRLFLYYHTLSNNQALMQNDSSRTRIWFPLLSFFESEVDGIVPNEYEGPVTIMSNLRQWCVQLITDVKESSVAKIAGTKLQEGAAMGEYSVVKLVDGIKRNLSMVEEYKTSRQRLDKNIQACLLDERPDVELRHRNIPDFPGESLLKDFSNPPSPIMKKSI; this is encoded by the exons ATGGAATCGGATATAATTAATTGGAGTAACAAAGAAGTTTTAGAATtattacataaagaaaaaatatccaGTATTATAACAGATATTTGCAAATCTCAAGATATCGACGGGCAGTGTCTTCTATCCTTCGTTGACAgagatttttatgattttccTTTCGATCAATTAAAATTGGGTGAACGCAAGAGATTCATATTGTTTgtaaagaaattacaaaaacacaatCGGACTGCGATGTTCGAGCTCGGGCTTTGTGATGATGCTCTCAGCAATCCATCAACGAACATAAATTTCCTCGGAACTAATTTGTCGCACTTGAGTTACAATCTTCATAACAAAATACCAAATGATATTTATGTGAGGAATTCAGAGTGTGTGTCAAGTTTTACACCAGACGTCAAAGCTTCCAGACTGAGACCTGAGATTTGGAAGACTGCTATAGCCCTAG GTTACGTCTTCCTAGTGACATGGGTGACTGCTGTGGTGATGGTGATCGTCCACGATAAGGTGCCAGACATGAAGAAGTACCCTCCACTGCCAGACCTGTTCTTAGACAATGTACCGCACATCCCGTGGGCATTTGACATGTGCGAGATCACCGGCTCCTTCCTAATGGCCATATGGCTAGTTGTGCTATTCTTCCataaacatag GTTCATAATCCTGCGAAGGTTCTTCGCGCTGGCCGGCACGGTGTTCCTGCTGCGGTGCTTCACGATGCTGATCACGTCGCTGTCGGTGCCCGGGTCCCACCTGAAGTGCGAGCCGCGCTCCTACCCGCCTGCTGACGACCTCACGGTGTGGGGCCGCCGCTTGCGCCAGGCGTATGACATCTGGAGCGGAGCGGGCATGTCCGTGCGAGGTGTGCGCACCTGTGGCGACTACATGTTCTCTGGGCACACAGTCGCGCTTACACTCCTCAATTTCTTCATAACTGAAT ATACCTCCCGCAACTTGTACCTGCTGCACATCCTGACGTGGGTGATGAACATGTTCGGCATCTTCTTCATCCTGGCGGCTCACGAGCACTACTCCATCGACGTGTTCATCGCGTTCTACATCACCTCGCGTCTCTTCCTGTATTACCACACGCTGTCTAACAACCAGGCTCTCATGCAGAACGACTCTTCCAG GACGAGGATCTGGTTTCCACTGCTGTCGTTCTTCGAGTCGGAGGTGGACGGCATCGTGCCGAACGAGTACGAGGGTCCCGTCACCATCATGAGCAACCTGCGGCAGTGGTGCGTGCAGCTCATCACCGACGTGAAGGAGTCGTCGGTCGCCAAGATCGCCGGCACCAAGCTGCAGGAGGGCGCCGCCATGGGCGAGTACTCCGTCGTCAAGCTCGTCGACGGCATCAAGCGCAACCTCAGCATGGTCGAAGAGTACAAAACCTCCCGCCAAAGATTAGACAAAAACATTCAAGCCTGCTTACTAGACGAGCGCCCTGACGTAGAGCTGCGACATAGAAACATACCAGACTTCCCCGGAGAATCTCTCCTAAAGGACTTCAGTAATCCCCCCTCTCCAATTATGAAGAAGAGTATATGA
- the LOC110384096 gene encoding ceramide phosphoethanolamine synthase isoform X1 — MESDIINWSNKEVLELLHKEKISSIITDICKSQDIDGQCLLSFVDRDFYDFPFDQLKLGERKRFILFVKKLQKHNRTAMFELGLCDDALSNPSTNINFLGTNLSHLSYNLHNKIPNDIYVRNSECVSSFTPDVKASRLRPEIWKTAIALGYVFLVTWVTAVVMVIVHDKVPDMKKYPPLPDLFLDNVPHIPWAFDMCEITGSFLMAIWLVVLFFHKHRFIILRRFFALAGTVFLLRCFTMLITSLSVPGSHLKCEPRSYPPADDLTVWGRRLRQAYDIWSGAGMSVRGVRTCGDYMFSGHTVALTLLNFFITEYTSRNLYLLHILTWVMNMFGIFFILAAHEHYSIDVFIAFYITSRLFLYYHTLSNNQALMQNDSSSTYSRTRIWFPLLSFFESEVDGIVPNEYEGPVTIMSNLRQWCVQLITDVKESSVAKIAGTKLQEGAAMGEYSVVKLVDGIKRNLSMVEEYKTSRQRLDKNIQACLLDERPDVELRHRNIPDFPGESLLKDFSNPPSPIMKKSI; from the exons ATGGAATCGGATATAATTAATTGGAGTAACAAAGAAGTTTTAGAATtattacataaagaaaaaatatccaGTATTATAACAGATATTTGCAAATCTCAAGATATCGACGGGCAGTGTCTTCTATCCTTCGTTGACAgagatttttatgattttccTTTCGATCAATTAAAATTGGGTGAACGCAAGAGATTCATATTGTTTgtaaagaaattacaaaaacacaatCGGACTGCGATGTTCGAGCTCGGGCTTTGTGATGATGCTCTCAGCAATCCATCAACGAACATAAATTTCCTCGGAACTAATTTGTCGCACTTGAGTTACAATCTTCATAACAAAATACCAAATGATATTTATGTGAGGAATTCAGAGTGTGTGTCAAGTTTTACACCAGACGTCAAAGCTTCCAGACTGAGACCTGAGATTTGGAAGACTGCTATAGCCCTAG GTTACGTCTTCCTAGTGACATGGGTGACTGCTGTGGTGATGGTGATCGTCCACGATAAGGTGCCAGACATGAAGAAGTACCCTCCACTGCCAGACCTGTTCTTAGACAATGTACCGCACATCCCGTGGGCATTTGACATGTGCGAGATCACCGGCTCCTTCCTAATGGCCATATGGCTAGTTGTGCTATTCTTCCataaacatag GTTCATAATCCTGCGAAGGTTCTTCGCGCTGGCCGGCACGGTGTTCCTGCTGCGGTGCTTCACGATGCTGATCACGTCGCTGTCGGTGCCCGGGTCCCACCTGAAGTGCGAGCCGCGCTCCTACCCGCCTGCTGACGACCTCACGGTGTGGGGCCGCCGCTTGCGCCAGGCGTATGACATCTGGAGCGGAGCGGGCATGTCCGTGCGAGGTGTGCGCACCTGTGGCGACTACATGTTCTCTGGGCACACAGTCGCGCTTACACTCCTCAATTTCTTCATAACTGAAT ATACCTCCCGCAACTTGTACCTGCTGCACATCCTGACGTGGGTGATGAACATGTTCGGCATCTTCTTCATCCTGGCGGCTCACGAGCACTACTCCATCGACGTGTTCATCGCGTTCTACATCACCTCGCGTCTCTTCCTGTATTACCACACGCTGTCTAACAACCAGGCTCTCATGCAGAACGACTCTTCCAG tacgTATTCCAGGACGAGGATCTGGTTTCCACTGCTGTCGTTCTTCGAGTCGGAGGTGGACGGCATCGTGCCGAACGAGTACGAGGGTCCCGTCACCATCATGAGCAACCTGCGGCAGTGGTGCGTGCAGCTCATCACCGACGTGAAGGAGTCGTCGGTCGCCAAGATCGCCGGCACCAAGCTGCAGGAGGGCGCCGCCATGGGCGAGTACTCCGTCGTCAAGCTCGTCGACGGCATCAAGCGCAACCTCAGCATGGTCGAAGAGTACAAAACCTCCCGCCAAAGATTAGACAAAAACATTCAAGCCTGCTTACTAGACGAGCGCCCTGACGTAGAGCTGCGACATAGAAACATACCAGACTTCCCCGGAGAATCTCTCCTAAAGGACTTCAGTAATCCCCCCTCTCCAATTATGAAGAAGAGTATATGA